A segment of the Macrobrachium nipponense isolate FS-2020 chromosome 4, ASM1510439v2, whole genome shotgun sequence genome:
CATCAGTCATGTCTTAGGTTATCAAGGCACTCCTCTTGGTATACCGTTAAAGATCCAATTAAATTCCTGACGCTAAATCGTTAAACAATGAGGACAGTAGTTCTCGTCAAGATTTATGGATCTTACATGTATTTCTTTTCGTAATATTCCATGATTTACATGAGATAATGGTTCTCAATTTCATCTTTAATaacatgtaataataaaaatcatataatcCAGTGTTAACTGTGTGGAAGAGAATATGCACTTAGGATGATGAAAGAAAAAGATTTGTTCACAATTTCTTTGCACTGTGTCGAATTAAGAACATGAAAATGTACAATGTTTATCAGTAAAGACAGCAATACTAGGTACCATGGAAAACAAGGTTTCTAATGACAAACGAACTCAGTAAACAGGATGTACATTAGTTTATTTGGGATAGTGGAGAGAAATTGCAGAGACTAGCAGAGGAGTTTGGAAGTACACAGTATAGTATTCATAAGATGAGATAGTTGAGAGGATATTTGTAGAAACATACCTGAGGAAGTTGTTCCCCATCCAGTAACTATAGCATTCACATTTTCGTATAAATTGCTTGCACTTGGGAGACACACAGGAGCAATCCTGTTGTCAGCTGGGAAAGTAATTGGAGTTGCAAGTTTGATCAATGCCATGTCGTTGTCCATAGTGTTACTGTTGTAAGCTGGATGGACGATGATCTGCAAGGACATAGATAGGTCAGAACTACTATATTATCACAGGTCACATTATTAGGACATTTCTGAGACACATGTCATTAAATGCAGCTATGCCTTCACTCAGAAAAGTTATATGGAATTACCTGGCctactttatttccatttatggttGTTttcaggaaaacaaacaaaaacaggttTGACGTTGGAAACACCTATTTTTGGCAGGTGCTGTGAGTCCTCAAAGGAACAAATCCCACCTTACACCAGCAGACTTTTCTTGGACTAGGACTTTTGTTGGGCAactctttgtgtgtatgtgtctctTCCCAACAGCACTCAAACCAGAATAAGGAAGGATCTGAGAAGATTCCTTACACAGCCCAGCTTTCCAGACAGCAGCTGGAACGAAGTCTGCGGCCTATTACAGTTTGGATCAGTGATAGATTATACGTAATCCAGGAAAAAGGCTTTGAGATCGCCATCATCAGAAAAAATGGGAGATATCTGTCCATGGACCTGGAAGGGATCTATGGCAAAAGGGCGACGCAACTTTACTGTTTTGTATGAGTGATTGATACATATGGATGTTCCTCAACAGGTTGGGGAGGCATGAGAGGATCCCAGTTAGAGAGAAGATGGTCACTCCTTACCCTGAGGGTATTGGCtgtctttccatttttccaaAAATTTAAACTTCCAAAAGGGACCCACATTTTTGTTGGTCCTAGACAATATGGCTGCAATGTCTTAGTCAAGAGGTTAGGCTTATGTTTGAGCTCCTCTCTAGTCAGTAATTGTTACCATGCTTCCATAATTCAGAAGTGGACTGATTGCCACATGCGCAAACCATCACCTACCAATGTATGTCTCTGAACCTGGACATGCAGGCAACAGCAAGAGATGCATTCCGACAAGACTGGAACAGAGGAGGACAATATACCTTTTCCTTCAGTGGTCCTAGATTTTGAAAGCTT
Coding sequences within it:
- the LOC135211322 gene encoding trypsin-1-like (The sequence of the model RefSeq protein was modified relative to this genomic sequence to represent the inferred CDS: added 24 bases not found in genome assembly), yielding MQRIPVSQIIVHPAYNSNTMDNDMALIKLATPITFPADNRIAPVCLPSASNLYENVNAIVTGWGTTSSGGTQPNELQEVTVPTLTNTQCRLLYGTSITSNMICAGPIAGGEKFLSG